One segment of Leptospiraceae bacterium DNA contains the following:
- the fliS gene encoding flagellar export chaperone FliS, producing the protein MSLARKSTYNSGYDPYKTNEISTMSQGKLVVMLYEGAIRFANTAIENMTPRKYEIVNRNIIKAQDIVTELMTSLNMEEGGKIAEDLLSLYIYMKKRLLEANVQKDSKILREVVRMLSELKESWEEIAKKEGTSVSPASTRTSGLSIQG; encoded by the coding sequence ATGTCTTTAGCAAGAAAATCAACTTATAATTCTGGGTATGACCCATACAAAACCAATGAAATATCTACAATGAGCCAAGGAAAACTTGTGGTAATGTTGTATGAAGGTGCGATCCGGTTTGCCAATACAGCAATTGAAAATATGACCCCGCGTAAATATGAAATAGTAAATCGAAATATTATAAAAGCGCAAGATATTGTTACCGAGCTTATGACTTCTTTGAATATGGAAGAAGGCGGAAAAATTGCAGAGGACTTACTCAGCCTTTATATATACATGAAAAAAAGACTCTTAGAAGCAAACGTACAAAAGGATTCCAAAATTTTACGAGAAGTGGTGAGAATGCTTTCTGAACTAAAAGAATCTTGGGAAGAAATTGCTAAAAAAGAAGGAACTTCTGTTTCTCCAGCATCTACGCGAACAAGCGGTTTGTCTATTCAAGGGTAA
- a CDS encoding glycerol-3-phosphate dehydrogenase/oxidase, with protein sequence MKVINKRIPIQNLNETIYDVIVIGGGITGACILWDATLRGMKCLLVDKNDYASGTSQATSKLIHGGLRYLKNFEIGLVRESLRERRNLAHISPHALYTMGFHIPIYSAKDTLMTKLGMVLYNQLSYDRNKMIHMDNIIPEYRFHTKEETIHEIPDIARANLKGSYLYYDYANLNPERYTTEFIFSARNKGAISRNYTEVLGIKKNPIGTYQIQLRDNLNGEISSIESKTVVNSSGPWADKIESMAFSGNETKLVRSKGIHIITRKICKDKTVVLKKKNGTHLFIIPWRNKTIIGTTDTVYLDSPDALKITKKEIEELLSEVNYSYGSIELKLEDVDFYYGGLRPLVEQEGKSVSTYNASRKLEIMDHKQEGFPGFYSALGGKYTTSRLLAEKLVDKIAEYLPGKFLDCKTEITPILGGDFSDFQSLQKKLQNEFPKEKGEKIETLVHRYGSEAKTILTNYSKEKDYYTLQNGEHIYAEEVAYITDNEDIQFASDFYFRRSGVGVPGIPNPENNNRILSKLAQLLGWGNKKLEEEKLSIENRYKISE encoded by the coding sequence ATGAAGGTAATCAATAAAAGAATTCCAATTCAGAATTTGAATGAAACTATTTACGATGTAATTGTAATTGGTGGCGGTATTACTGGAGCATGTATACTATGGGATGCAACTTTACGCGGAATGAAATGTTTATTGGTAGATAAAAATGATTATGCGTCAGGTACTAGTCAAGCTACGTCTAAACTAATTCATGGAGGTCTTCGTTATTTAAAGAATTTCGAAATTGGTTTAGTTCGAGAATCTCTGAGAGAGAGGAGAAATTTAGCACATATATCGCCTCACGCATTGTATACAATGGGATTTCATATTCCTATTTATTCCGCAAAAGATACTTTGATGACCAAACTTGGAATGGTTCTTTATAATCAGTTGTCCTACGATCGAAATAAAATGATACATATGGATAATATCATTCCTGAATATCGATTTCATACAAAAGAAGAAACAATACATGAGATTCCAGACATTGCAAGAGCAAATTTAAAAGGTTCTTATCTTTATTATGATTACGCCAATTTAAATCCAGAAAGATATACAACCGAGTTTATTTTTTCGGCAAGAAATAAAGGAGCAATTTCTAGAAACTATACAGAGGTTTTAGGTATCAAAAAAAATCCCATAGGAACTTATCAAATCCAATTAAGAGATAATTTGAATGGAGAAATATCTTCCATTGAGTCAAAAACTGTAGTCAATTCTTCCGGTCCTTGGGCTGACAAAATAGAATCCATGGCTTTTTCAGGCAATGAAACAAAATTAGTTCGTTCGAAAGGGATACATATTATTACCCGCAAAATCTGCAAAGATAAAACAGTTGTCCTTAAAAAGAAAAATGGAACACATTTATTCATAATTCCCTGGAGAAATAAAACTATTATAGGTACTACCGATACTGTATATTTAGATTCGCCTGATGCACTTAAAATTACTAAAAAAGAAATTGAAGAATTATTGTCCGAAGTAAATTATTCTTATGGTTCCATTGAATTAAAATTGGAAGATGTAGATTTTTACTATGGTGGCCTAAGACCGTTAGTGGAACAAGAAGGAAAGTCAGTTTCTACCTATAACGCATCTCGTAAATTAGAAATTATGGATCATAAACAAGAAGGTTTTCCTGGATTCTATTCTGCACTTGGTGGTAAATACACTACTAGTCGTTTGTTAGCCGAAAAATTAGTAGATAAAATTGCAGAATATTTACCCGGTAAATTTTTAGACTGCAAAACGGAAATAACTCCAATATTAGGTGGGGATTTTTCCGATTTTCAATCTCTCCAAAAGAAATTACAAAATGAATTTCCTAAAGAAAAAGGAGAAAAAATTGAAACGTTAGTTCACCGTTACGGCAGCGAAGCAAAAACTATCTTAACGAATTATTCTAAAGAAAAAGATTATTATACCTTGCAAAACGGAGAACATATATATGCAGAGGAAGTTGCATATATAACAGATAACGAAGATATACAGTTTGCTAGTGATTTTTATTTTCGTAGGTCAGGTGTCGGAGTACCGGGAATACCAAATCCAGAAAATAATAATAGAATTCTCTCAAAACTTGCTCAACTGTTAGGTTGGGGAAATAAAAAATTAGAAGAAGAAAAATTATCGATCGAAAACCGTTATAAAATATCCGAGTAG
- a CDS encoding FAD-binding oxidoreductase, with amino-acid sequence MSDKTYRNIYKWGDSKKEEKINHHAADFLEKSFGIKEKSTPVLPGNTEIVLKKKSAISEKIALKLRSIVGEENYLDSDFERAKHGIGRFYLEILHARMGIVENPPDAVVYPRSENEIIQIVKLCNSEKIPIIPFAGNSSVTKALQAPKGGISLDLKNLNKIIEFNEINATVTAEAGVFGPVLEQFLNEKGFTCGHFPQSFEFSTVGGWVAAKGAGQASTGYGKMEDIALALTVVTPQGVIETKPYPAASIGPDIFKFFLGSEGTLGVITKVTLKVRKYKPKNSSMTSFIFPDFDTGCKAMREIMQAGFGKPHFFRLQDPEETDISFRMSGKEGTFSDKFLRLIRYYPMKRCLMYVIVDGDPDYTKFLVKKVRKIAKKNKAFETGKSVVNKWLEQRYSSAYLRDTLMDQGAMIDTLETAVTWDNLPTLWKNARDYVKQNPNTLSLVHISHAYENGANLYFIFMCPMDQKNEVEKFKKFHTGLIDIIHKNNGSLSHHHGIGRLTSHLMKEEVGELGLKTLQSIKDCLDPNAIMNPGGTLGLK; translated from the coding sequence ATGTCAGATAAAACTTATAGAAATATATACAAGTGGGGCGATTCAAAAAAAGAAGAAAAAATAAACCATCATGCAGCGGATTTTTTAGAAAAATCATTTGGAATTAAGGAAAAGTCTACGCCAGTTTTGCCAGGAAATACCGAAATAGTTTTAAAGAAAAAATCCGCCATTTCAGAAAAAATAGCATTAAAACTCAGATCTATTGTAGGTGAGGAAAACTATTTAGATTCCGATTTCGAAAGAGCAAAACACGGAATCGGTAGGTTCTATCTAGAAATTCTTCATGCAAGAATGGGAATTGTAGAAAATCCACCAGATGCTGTCGTATATCCCCGAAGTGAAAATGAAATAATTCAAATTGTAAAGCTATGCAACTCGGAGAAAATACCTATTATCCCCTTTGCGGGTAATTCATCCGTAACCAAAGCTCTCCAAGCTCCAAAAGGTGGAATTTCTTTGGATCTAAAAAACCTAAATAAAATTATTGAATTCAATGAAATTAACGCTACTGTAACTGCGGAGGCTGGAGTTTTCGGTCCTGTGCTAGAACAATTTTTAAACGAAAAAGGTTTTACTTGCGGACATTTCCCTCAATCGTTTGAATTTTCTACTGTAGGTGGTTGGGTAGCTGCAAAAGGGGCAGGGCAAGCGTCTACTGGTTACGGTAAAATGGAAGATATCGCTTTAGCGTTAACTGTTGTTACACCCCAAGGAGTGATTGAAACAAAACCTTATCCTGCAGCGTCTATCGGTCCTGATATTTTTAAATTCTTTTTAGGTTCAGAGGGAACACTCGGAGTAATTACAAAAGTCACTTTAAAAGTTAGGAAGTATAAACCAAAAAATTCTTCTATGACTTCCTTTATTTTTCCAGATTTTGACACTGGTTGTAAAGCCATGAGAGAAATTATGCAAGCTGGATTTGGAAAACCTCATTTCTTTCGATTACAAGATCCAGAGGAAACAGATATATCATTTCGAATGTCTGGTAAGGAAGGTACTTTTTCCGATAAATTTTTAAGGTTAATACGATATTATCCAATGAAACGTTGCCTCATGTATGTCATTGTAGATGGCGATCCTGATTATACAAAATTTCTAGTTAAAAAAGTAAGAAAAATTGCTAAAAAAAATAAAGCTTTTGAAACTGGAAAATCAGTTGTAAATAAATGGTTAGAACAAAGATATTCAAGTGCTTATTTGCGTGATACTCTTATGGATCAAGGTGCGATGATTGATACACTCGAAACTGCGGTTACTTGGGATAATCTACCGACACTCTGGAAAAATGCAAGAGATTATGTAAAACAAAATCCAAATACACTTTCTCTCGTTCATATATCTCATGCCTATGAAAACGGAGCAAACCTATACTTTATTTTCATGTGTCCAATGGATCAGAAAAATGAAGTAGAAAAATTTAAAAAATTCCACACTGGTTTAATTGATATTATCCACAAAAATAATGGCTCACTTTCTCACCACCATGGGATTGGACGTTTAACTTCTCATCTTATGAAAGAAGAAGTAGGAGAATTAGGATTAAAAACATTACAGTCAATAAAAGATTGTTTAGATCCAAATGCGATAATGAATCCAGGAGGAACTCTTGGTCTCAAATGA
- a CDS encoding methyl-accepting chemotaxis protein, which yields MQLSLRKKVLLSVGFSGISLILSISALVGYRLYIFIESHSLDLARKTSQEIAQKMENYLEIPYTQTETLANALSQSRIDRNGFNSIIRTLKENNEEIFGTYGIFEPYLFDGRDDEYKYSPIKDHDNTGRFIPYFTKNKNGKIEVEPNHSFAEDTKNTQYYHYPKKFLKSYISEPYQYEIKSRNESVYMISISSPVQNNGKFIGVVGIDIALKGIHDFIKSMDIGDAYIVIYSDTGKIISAKKEEHIGLPLEETTNSKEIIEIIKNKKESSIVRESGSTKQTVLTYALPIHFKKSDLIWMVSVNIPRTKFIQEIRNIFYWLISVGLFLSMLFLLGTYFFAGNILKFIEKITFITSEMGKGNLKVNIDISRTDELGDIPESLKRMNQNMLEASYNIKTSCGKLSDISKTLEKISTEGADSARTSAASSEEIAGAIKHVVDSFEMVADQIETQSLNVNELNTSLESVDQMIANVKIQMQESLQSMQKIKDVAMIGQISLENTNETIEKINSSSKEMQKFLSIIISISKQINLLSLNAAIEAARAGEAGKGFAVVAEEIAKLATQTNSSIGEIKTLIEGNQVSAKSGIVTTAKSIDSVKQINIHVGNVSSQLREVDEFFNSLADLNQNTLKEYKNIRIISERIRLAALEEKEGILEIHEAVGDITKNILSQSSLSEEVSFKIDELVKISETLNQVASYYKT from the coding sequence ATGCAATTAAGTTTAAGAAAAAAAGTATTACTATCTGTCGGATTTTCCGGTATCTCTTTAATTTTAAGTATTTCTGCCCTTGTTGGATATAGACTTTATATTTTTATCGAATCCCATTCTCTTGACTTAGCTCGTAAAACTTCACAAGAAATCGCTCAGAAAATGGAAAATTATCTCGAAATTCCTTACACACAAACTGAGACGTTAGCTAATGCATTAAGTCAAAGTCGCATCGATAGAAACGGGTTTAATTCGATTATCCGCACGTTAAAAGAAAATAATGAAGAAATATTTGGTACTTACGGAATTTTCGAACCTTATTTGTTTGATGGAAGAGACGATGAGTATAAATATTCACCGATTAAAGACCATGATAATACAGGCAGATTCATTCCGTATTTCACTAAAAACAAAAACGGAAAGATAGAAGTAGAGCCAAATCATAGTTTTGCGGAAGATACCAAAAATACGCAATACTACCATTATCCCAAAAAATTTTTAAAATCCTACATATCAGAACCATACCAATATGAAATTAAGAGTCGCAATGAATCTGTATATATGATAAGTATTTCGTCGCCGGTTCAAAATAATGGAAAATTCATTGGTGTTGTAGGGATTGATATTGCACTGAAAGGAATACACGATTTCATAAAATCAATGGATATAGGAGATGCATATATAGTAATATACAGTGATACAGGAAAAATTATCAGCGCGAAAAAGGAAGAACATATAGGACTTCCGTTAGAGGAAACGACAAATTCAAAAGAAATAATAGAAATTATAAAAAATAAAAAAGAAAGTTCCATTGTTAGAGAATCCGGTAGCACAAAACAGACTGTTCTAACCTATGCTCTTCCGATTCATTTTAAAAAATCAGATCTAATATGGATGGTAAGTGTAAATATTCCACGAACAAAATTTATACAGGAAATCAGAAATATTTTTTACTGGTTAATCAGTGTTGGCCTCTTTCTGTCGATGCTTTTTCTTTTGGGAACATACTTTTTTGCAGGAAATATTTTAAAGTTCATAGAAAAAATAACCTTTATAACTTCGGAAATGGGAAAAGGAAATTTAAAAGTGAATATTGATATTAGCCGTACAGATGAATTAGGCGATATTCCAGAATCACTGAAACGAATGAATCAAAATATGTTGGAAGCTTCCTATAATATAAAAACATCATGCGGAAAACTTTCCGATATTTCAAAAACTTTGGAAAAAATTTCTACAGAAGGAGCTGATTCAGCAAGAACAAGTGCGGCTTCTTCAGAAGAAATTGCCGGCGCAATAAAACATGTAGTAGATAGTTTCGAAATGGTAGCGGATCAAATTGAAACACAAAGTTTAAATGTAAACGAACTAAATACAAGTTTGGAGTCAGTAGACCAAATGATTGCAAATGTAAAAATACAAATGCAAGAATCTCTTCAAAGTATGCAAAAAATTAAGGACGTTGCAATGATAGGCCAAATTTCCTTAGAGAATACAAATGAAACAATCGAAAAAATAAATTCTAGCTCCAAAGAAATGCAAAAATTTTTGTCCATCATTATATCGATTTCTAAACAAATAAATTTACTTTCTCTAAATGCCGCAATAGAAGCGGCAAGAGCCGGAGAAGCAGGGAAAGGTTTTGCTGTAGTAGCCGAAGAAATTGCAAAATTAGCGACTCAGACAAATAGTAGTATAGGGGAAATAAAAACGCTAATAGAGGGTAATCAAGTTTCCGCTAAATCTGGAATTGTTACTACGGCAAAAAGTATTGATTCTGTAAAACAAATTAATATTCACGTAGGAAACGTTAGTTCTCAACTTAGAGAAGTGGATGAATTCTTTAATTCCTTGGCAGATTTAAATCAAAATACCCTAAAAGAATACAAAAATATTCGAATCATATCAGAAAGAATTCGGCTAGCGGCTTTAGAAGAAAAAGAAGGCATTTTAGAAATCCATGAAGCTGTCGGTGATATTACAAAAAATATTCTAAGCCAATCTTCATTAAGCGAAGAAGTGAGTTTCAAAATTGACGAATTGGTAAAAATTTCCGAGACATTAAACCAAGTTGCTTCCTATTATAAAACTTAA
- a CDS encoding DedA family protein, translated as MDFLNILVNFFSVYGYFAVFGILLLCGFGLPVPEDISLVAGGVISALGDTNVHIMFGVGMAGVILGDSVVFCAGLFFGEKILKNRFVARFITPARYENVQSKFEKYGKWVVFMARFMPGLRTPIFLSAGISKRVSFLRFFVTDFLAAIISVPVWVYLGYFGASNFDQLKTWIQQGQMTILIILFAVIVGFLAKKYFSRKFA; from the coding sequence ATGGATTTCTTAAACATCTTAGTTAATTTTTTTTCCGTTTATGGATATTTTGCAGTTTTTGGTATTCTATTATTGTGCGGGTTTGGGCTTCCCGTTCCAGAAGATATTTCATTAGTGGCTGGCGGTGTAATTTCTGCATTAGGCGATACAAATGTTCATATCATGTTTGGAGTCGGAATGGCAGGAGTAATTCTCGGTGATTCGGTTGTATTTTGCGCAGGATTGTTTTTTGGAGAAAAAATTCTTAAAAACAGATTTGTAGCAAGGTTCATTACACCCGCCAGATATGAAAATGTGCAAAGCAAGTTTGAAAAATACGGAAAATGGGTCGTGTTTATGGCAAGATTTATGCCTGGGTTACGAACTCCTATTTTTTTAAGTGCAGGTATTTCAAAGAGGGTTAGTTTTCTTCGTTTTTTTGTAACAGATTTTTTAGCAGCAATTATCAGTGTTCCTGTTTGGGTATATCTCGGTTATTTTGGAGCAAGTAATTTTGACCAATTAAAAACTTGGATTCAACAAGGACAAATGACAATATTAATAATTCTATTTGCGGTTATCGTTGGATTTTTAGCAAAAAAATACTTTTCGAGGAAATTTGCGTGA
- a CDS encoding TetR/AcrR family transcriptional regulator → MVSNEKNLKVQSRKEREFLKRGEEILETAKSLFKKQNPSLVSMDMIAQEVGIGRGTLYLHYKGKDELMMQIVLNRHKELLSELENIDLTLSAEDLARKTVRVYLGHNINSPEDYLMQKKCEENIIKENAGEKILAEALEERQKRMYIMEKIFFRLKEEGKIKDIPPYLLAGATWGMLKGALDVILSGYFKQEIQDEEMFFQIVENLLFYGLFKPEEKGK, encoded by the coding sequence TTGGTCTCAAATGAAAAAAATTTAAAAGTTCAATCGCGAAAGGAAAGAGAATTTCTGAAGCGTGGTGAAGAAATTTTAGAAACAGCTAAATCGCTATTTAAAAAACAGAATCCGTCTCTAGTGAGTATGGATATGATTGCACAGGAAGTAGGAATTGGAAGGGGAACTTTGTATCTACATTACAAAGGTAAAGACGAACTTATGATGCAAATTGTTTTAAATCGACATAAAGAACTTTTATCTGAGCTAGAAAATATTGATTTAACTTTATCCGCTGAGGACCTTGCTAGAAAAACTGTGAGGGTATACCTTGGGCATAATATTAATTCACCGGAAGATTATTTGATGCAAAAAAAATGCGAAGAAAATATAATCAAGGAAAACGCTGGAGAAAAAATTCTTGCTGAAGCTCTGGAAGAAAGACAAAAAAGAATGTATATAATGGAGAAAATATTTTTTCGCCTTAAAGAGGAGGGGAAAATTAAGGATATTCCGCCTTACCTTCTTGCTGGTGCTACTTGGGGAATGTTAAAAGGTGCTCTCGATGTAATTCTTAGCGGCTATTTTAAACAGGAAATTCAGGATGAGGAAATGTTTTTCCAAATAGTAGAGAATCTTTTATTCTACGGGCTCTTTAAACCTGAGGAGAAAGGAAAATGA
- a CDS encoding deoxyguanosinetriphosphate triphosphohydrolase, with the protein MIKTIDELYKEEDSKIFHYGVKHSESKERVYNEKGHAFRLPLQRDRDRIYHSRFFKRLQYKTQVFTNSEGDNFRTRLTHTLEVSGIARSIATNLGLNSLLAECIALAHDMGHAPFGHAGQEILSELMKGKGGFEHNKQSLRIVQILEKRYPEFPGINLCKVTLSGIMKHGGDYAKSELNELRLTQGPNLESLITDISDEIAYSCHDIEDGLEMEFISVDSLMQVRLWKDIYTMMKEKYKEANSDILARSTIRGILNLLVTDITITTEENLKKNNIQTSEDLKRVWEKGIRIASYSDEVFTQIRELKSFLFQELYHHERVIQMSTRGQYIIEQLFNYFLENTREIPEAYRIRMEDDGEYRAVCDYISGMTDRYAELQYNSIK; encoded by the coding sequence ATGATAAAAACCATTGACGAATTGTATAAGGAAGAAGACTCAAAAATTTTCCATTACGGAGTAAAACACTCTGAATCAAAAGAAAGAGTATATAATGAGAAAGGTCATGCATTTCGATTGCCTCTCCAAAGAGATCGAGATAGAATTTATCATTCTCGCTTTTTTAAACGATTACAATATAAAACGCAGGTATTTACAAACTCAGAAGGGGATAATTTTAGAACACGTCTTACACATACCTTAGAAGTATCTGGCATTGCAAGATCGATAGCTACCAATCTTGGACTTAATTCGCTTTTAGCAGAATGTATTGCACTTGCTCATGATATGGGACATGCCCCTTTTGGACATGCAGGACAGGAAATACTTTCTGAGCTTATGAAAGGGAAAGGCGGCTTTGAACACAATAAACAATCACTTAGAATCGTACAAATTTTAGAAAAAAGATATCCCGAGTTTCCAGGGATAAATCTTTGTAAGGTGACACTTTCTGGCATCATGAAACATGGTGGTGATTACGCAAAATCTGAGTTAAATGAATTAAGACTTACACAGGGACCTAACCTTGAATCTTTGATCACTGATATATCAGATGAAATCGCATACAGTTGCCATGATATAGAAGATGGACTAGAAATGGAATTCATTTCGGTAGATAGTCTAATGCAAGTTAGACTCTGGAAGGATATTTATACAATGATGAAAGAAAAATACAAAGAAGCTAATAGCGATATACTTGCACGATCCACTATTCGAGGAATTTTAAATTTATTAGTCACAGATATAACAATTACGACTGAAGAAAATCTAAAAAAAAATAATATTCAAACTTCCGAAGATTTAAAAAGAGTATGGGAAAAAGGAATACGAATTGCCAGTTATTCGGACGAGGTATTTACGCAGATACGAGAATTAAAATCATTTCTATTCCAAGAATTATATCACCACGAAAGAGTTATTCAAATGTCTACAAGAGGTCAATATATCATTGAACAACTTTTTAATTACTTTTTGGAAAACACAAGAGAAATTCCAGAAGCCTATCGCATTCGTATGGAAGATGATGGGGAATATAGAGCTGTGTGCGATTATATATCCGGAATGACAGATCGATACGCTGAATTACAATACAATTCTATCAAATGA
- a CDS encoding HNH endonuclease produces the protein MDILSQPVLILNTSYLPIAIKSVRDAICMVLLEKAEVIKAATDIFIRSEKLKIPVPYIILLANYYQVPRKKTKVSRNNILERDNFTCVYCGKQPPHSKLTLDHIVPRSRWNMIQKDKKPSEFNSWDNIVTACRECNTKKGSKLLSELRWKTPEIKKMDYRLNHIPHINGTAAEKYGWNDYLQVFK, from the coding sequence ATGGATATACTATCTCAGCCAGTTCTAATTTTGAACACTAGCTATCTACCAATAGCAATCAAAAGTGTCCGCGACGCTATTTGTATGGTATTGTTAGAAAAAGCAGAAGTAATTAAAGCGGCTACAGATATATTCATTCGCTCAGAGAAATTAAAAATTCCAGTTCCTTATATTATTTTACTCGCAAACTATTACCAAGTTCCACGTAAAAAAACAAAAGTCTCCAGAAATAATATTTTAGAAAGAGATAATTTTACATGTGTCTATTGCGGGAAACAACCTCCCCATAGTAAACTTACTCTCGACCATATCGTTCCTAGAAGTAGATGGAATATGATTCAAAAAGACAAAAAGCCTTCTGAATTTAATTCATGGGATAATATTGTGACCGCTTGTAGAGAATGTAACACAAAAAAAGGCAGTAAACTTTTGAGTGAACTTCGATGGAAAACTCCTGAAATAAAAAAAATGGATTATAGACTAAACCATATTCCACATATCAATGGAACAGCAGCTGAAAAATATGGTTGGAATGATTACTTACAAGTTTTCAAATAA
- the topA gene encoding type I DNA topoisomerase: MSLTLVIVESPSKARTIQKYLDSGYRVVASFGHIMDLPEKEFGVDIENEFMPDLVVTRKATKTVKEIKSIAKNADKILLAADPDREGEAICYHLSTLFPQKKSIISRIELHEITKKALLEALKSPQKIKMDLVESQMTRRVLDRIVGYKLSPVLWKHLHNTGLSAGRVQSVVLRWICEREIEIQNFKPEEYWRLSVNTNNSKGEELVLKFNDPNNKVNSKNKVKEIWETIFKKNDRFDKNFTNEIDVKDFERYLKVTNFKTEFKKKFPPPPFITASLQKEAGGKLKFSTKKTMSVAQKLYEGIYLGKEFGTTGLITYMRTDSTRLSEDFQKKSKSFIEENFGKDYIGNYRTKNTKPEIQDAHEAIRPVDTFITPDKIKQYLQPDEWNLYNLIWLRTLASQMNPEEGINQTVEAQILDYQFTAHGRSISFDGFTRVYPDFKKDKPIPNLGIGEKLRIMKVFSEQKYSEPPARYTEASIVEKMEKEGIGRPSTYSNSIEILYKRKYAFQKQKSILPTELGFEVNTFLTEKIFYLFENHFTRDVEEDLDKIASGSLKRVTFLNTFYKKFQTSLKEIEFSKPISKKKKAETDILCPDCKNRLLKRKNSKGKSFLICSKFPNCEYMKYT, encoded by the coding sequence ATGAGTTTAACACTTGTAATAGTTGAATCTCCATCTAAGGCGAGAACAATCCAGAAATATTTAGATTCCGGCTATAGAGTAGTAGCCTCATTCGGACATATTATGGATTTACCTGAAAAAGAATTCGGTGTTGATATAGAAAACGAATTTATGCCTGACTTAGTTGTCACCAGAAAAGCTACTAAAACAGTAAAAGAAATTAAATCAATTGCAAAAAATGCAGATAAAATACTATTAGCCGCAGATCCAGATAGAGAAGGGGAAGCTATTTGTTATCATCTATCTACTTTATTTCCCCAAAAAAAATCTATTATTTCAAGAATAGAATTACACGAAATTACTAAAAAAGCCTTATTAGAAGCCCTAAAATCTCCTCAAAAAATCAAAATGGATTTAGTCGAATCACAAATGACTAGGCGAGTTCTAGATAGAATCGTTGGATATAAATTAAGCCCTGTTTTGTGGAAACATTTACATAATACAGGACTTTCAGCCGGAAGAGTTCAATCAGTCGTACTTCGCTGGATTTGTGAAAGGGAAATAGAAATTCAAAATTTCAAACCTGAAGAATACTGGCGATTATCCGTAAACACAAATAATTCCAAAGGAGAGGAACTAGTTTTAAAATTCAATGATCCAAATAACAAAGTAAACTCCAAAAATAAAGTAAAAGAAATTTGGGAGACAATCTTTAAAAAAAACGATCGTTTTGATAAAAATTTTACAAACGAAATAGATGTTAAAGATTTTGAGAGATATCTAAAAGTTACTAATTTTAAGACTGAGTTCAAAAAAAAATTTCCACCGCCTCCATTTATTACTGCTAGCCTCCAAAAAGAGGCGGGTGGCAAATTAAAGTTTTCCACAAAAAAAACGATGTCAGTTGCTCAAAAACTTTACGAAGGGATATACCTAGGAAAAGAATTTGGAACAACTGGCCTTATTACTTATATGAGAACTGACTCAACTAGACTGAGTGAGGATTTTCAGAAAAAATCTAAATCATTTATCGAAGAAAATTTCGGAAAAGATTACATTGGAAATTATAGAACTAAAAATACAAAACCTGAAATTCAAGATGCACACGAAGCAATTCGTCCTGTGGATACTTTCATTACTCCGGATAAAATAAAACAATATTTACAACCGGATGAATGGAATTTATACAACTTAATATGGTTAAGAACCTTAGCATCTCAAATGAATCCAGAAGAAGGAATAAATCAAACTGTTGAGGCTCAAATTCTAGATTATCAATTTACGGCGCACGGAAGAAGTATTAGTTTTGATGGGTTTACACGCGTTTACCCCGATTTCAAAAAAGATAAACCAATTCCAAATTTAGGAATTGGAGAAAAATTAAGAATTATGAAAGTTTTTTCAGAACAAAAATACAGCGAACCACCCGCACGTTATACGGAAGCCAGTATAGTCGAAAAAATGGAAAAGGAAGGTATTGGACGACCTTCTACTTATTCGAATAGCATTGAAATTTTGTACAAACGAAAATATGCTTTCCAAAAACAAAAATCGATTCTTCCAACTGAACTTGGATTTGAAGTTAATACATTTTTGACTGAAAAAATATTTTATCTTTTTGAAAATCATTTTACTAGAGACGTAGAAGAAGACTTGGACAAAATTGCATCCGGTTCGCTAAAACGCGTAACGTTCCTAAATACATTTTATAAAAAATTTCAAACATCTTTAAAAGAAATTGAATTTTCAAAACCTATTTCAAAGAAAAAAAAGGCCGAAACGGACATTCTTTGCCCAGATTGCAAGAATCGACTTTTGAAACGAAAAAATTCGAAAGGAAAATCTTTCTTAATTTGTTCAAAATTTCCCAATTGCGAATATATGAAATATACGTAA